The following proteins come from a genomic window of Flavobacterium crocinum:
- a CDS encoding acyltransferase family protein, producing the protein MSNPTNGRLISLDVLRGFVMFWIMSGEHIIHALAKAAPIPIFIWMSSQLHHAEWNGITFYDMIFPVFLFVAGVSMPFSFEKKMSLAGVKTPQELPSGEKRKIYLSMLRRTCILLVLGFIVNGLLRFDGFDHTRFASVLGRIGLAWFFAGIIYLNFDFKKQLIWFFGILIGYYVAMKWIPVPDFGAGVLTKEGSLEGYIDRLFLPGRLHSTVYDPEGIFSTLPAISTALLGVFIGTFLKAKCPFSIKVKLLLMTLTAVVLIIAGLIWDINFPINKHLWTSSFVCFVGGFSILFFVFFYVIIDLLGFQKWAFPLVLIGSNSILIYIAAEGSVDFKHTADYVFGGLIQYTSIVWQPFFTALSVTVVQLLLLYFLYKKKWFLKI; encoded by the coding sequence ATGAGTAACCCTACAAATGGAAGACTAATCTCTTTAGATGTGCTTCGCGGATTTGTTATGTTTTGGATTATGAGCGGCGAACATATTATTCATGCTCTGGCCAAAGCAGCGCCAATTCCTATTTTTATCTGGATGTCTTCACAGCTGCATCATGCGGAATGGAATGGAATTACATTTTACGATATGATTTTTCCTGTCTTTCTATTTGTTGCCGGAGTTTCGATGCCTTTCTCTTTCGAAAAGAAAATGAGTTTGGCAGGAGTAAAAACACCACAGGAATTACCTTCAGGCGAGAAGCGTAAAATCTATTTATCAATGTTAAGAAGAACCTGTATTTTACTGGTTTTAGGATTTATAGTAAATGGATTGCTTCGTTTTGATGGTTTTGATCATACTCGTTTTGCAAGTGTTTTAGGCCGAATAGGATTGGCTTGGTTTTTTGCCGGAATCATCTATTTAAATTTTGATTTCAAGAAACAATTAATCTGGTTCTTCGGAATTTTGATTGGCTATTATGTGGCAATGAAATGGATTCCGGTTCCTGATTTTGGAGCAGGGGTTTTAACCAAAGAAGGTTCGCTGGAAGGTTATATTGACCGTTTGTTTTTACCGGGAAGATTACACAGCACCGTTTATGATCCGGAAGGAATATTTTCTACGCTTCCGGCAATTTCAACAGCTTTATTAGGTGTTTTTATCGGAACGTTTTTAAAAGCAAAGTGTCCTTTTTCGATAAAAGTAAAACTGCTTTTAATGACTTTAACCGCGGTGGTTCTGATTATTGCTGGATTAATCTGGGATATTAATTTCCCAATCAACAAGCATTTATGGACAAGTTCCTTTGTTTGTTTTGTCGGTGGATTCAGTATTTTATTTTTTGTCTTTTTCTATGTAATAATTGACTTATTAGGGTTTCAAAAATGGGCATTCCCATTGGTTTTAATTGGTTCTAATTCTATTTTGATTTATATCGCAGCCGAAGGTTCGGTAGATTTTAAACATACGGCAGATTATGTTTTTGGCGGACTTATACAATATACATCAATTGTCTGGCAGCCTTTTTTTACAGCTTTGTCTGTAACTGTCGTGCAGCTTTTGTTACTCTATTTTTTATATAAAAAGAAATGGTTTCTCAAGATTTAG
- a CDS encoding sodium/sugar symporter yields the protein MNVLQTADYIVFFIYFVIVTAYGMYIYRSKKTAATSSNEYFLAEGSLTWWAIGASLIASNISAEHFIGMSGSGFAIGLAIASYEWMSAATLIIVAMFILPVYLKNKIFTMPQFLAKRYSGTVSTIMAIIWLLIYVFVNLTSIIYLGALAISSIAPISFQFCVIALSLFSVIVTLGGMKVIGYTDMFQVIVLILGGLVTTYLALTLLSDQFGFGKDILKGLAIIADEAPGHLHMILDESNPHYTELPGMSVLVGGMLINNLAYWGCNQYIVQRALGADLKTARKGILFAAFLKLLVPIIAVLPGIAMFVMHENGMFQQEMVDAAGVLKPDQAYPTLMNLLPAGLKGVALAALTAAIVASLAGKANSISTIFSLDIYKKYFNSQASEKKLVRTGRWCVVVCMIIAAFVAPALKSLDQAYQFIQEYVGFFSPGVLAIFLLGMFWKKTTPAAGLAGALLTVPLAAILKFLPMWTEGAFPDYPFLDRMTIVFFIIVLIMVGISLAKPVSEEEAEIHKIEVDKSMFKVSSEFIVGSFIISGILVALYTVFW from the coding sequence ATGAATGTATTACAAACCGCAGATTACATTGTATTCTTTATTTACTTTGTCATAGTCACGGCTTATGGAATGTATATTTACAGAAGCAAAAAAACAGCTGCAACCAGTTCCAACGAATATTTTTTAGCCGAAGGTTCACTTACGTGGTGGGCAATCGGAGCTTCGTTGATTGCTTCTAATATTTCAGCAGAACATTTTATTGGTATGAGCGGTTCAGGCTTTGCCATCGGACTTGCGATTGCTTCTTACGAATGGATGTCGGCGGCCACATTAATTATTGTGGCAATGTTTATTTTACCGGTTTATCTTAAAAATAAGATCTTTACCATGCCTCAGTTTTTGGCCAAAAGATATAGCGGAACAGTAAGTACCATTATGGCTATTATCTGGTTGTTGATTTATGTATTTGTCAATCTTACATCAATCATTTATTTAGGTGCTTTAGCGATTTCTTCTATTGCTCCGATAAGTTTTCAGTTTTGTGTTATAGCGCTGAGTTTATTCTCTGTAATTGTGACTTTAGGAGGCATGAAAGTAATTGGGTATACTGATATGTTTCAAGTAATTGTTTTAATTCTGGGTGGATTAGTTACCACTTATTTAGCATTGACTTTACTTTCAGATCAGTTTGGTTTTGGAAAAGACATTTTAAAAGGACTTGCCATTATTGCCGATGAAGCACCAGGACATTTACACATGATTTTAGACGAATCCAATCCGCATTATACTGAATTACCGGGAATGTCGGTTTTAGTGGGAGGTATGTTGATCAATAATCTGGCGTATTGGGGCTGTAATCAATATATTGTTCAAAGAGCTTTAGGTGCCGATTTGAAAACGGCGCGAAAAGGAATTTTATTTGCTGCTTTCCTAAAATTATTAGTTCCAATAATTGCTGTTTTACCAGGTATCGCAATGTTCGTAATGCATGAAAATGGAATGTTTCAGCAGGAAATGGTGGACGCCGCAGGAGTTTTAAAACCAGATCAGGCGTATCCAACTTTAATGAATTTATTGCCTGCGGGATTAAAAGGCGTGGCTTTAGCAGCTTTAACGGCAGCAATTGTGGCTTCTTTAGCAGGAAAAGCCAATAGTATTTCGACTATTTTTTCTTTAGATATTTATAAAAAATACTTTAATTCTCAGGCATCAGAAAAAAAACTGGTTCGTACCGGAAGATGGTGTGTAGTAGTTTGTATGATCATTGCTGCTTTTGTAGCGCCGGCATTAAAATCATTAGATCAGGCTTATCAGTTCATACAAGAATATGTGGGATTCTTTTCACCGGGAGTTTTAGCGATTTTTTTGCTGGGAATGTTCTGGAAAAAAACAACTCCGGCGGCAGGTTTGGCAGGCGCATTATTAACGGTTCCACTTGCCGCGATCTTAAAATTCCTGCCAATGTGGACAGAAGGCGCTTTTCCGGATTATCCTTTCTTAGACAGAATGACTATTGTTTTCTTTATCATCGTATTGATAATGGTGGGAATTAGTTTAGCGAAACCGGTTTCTGAAGAAGAAGCTGAAATTCATAAAATAGAAGTAGATAAATCGATGTTCAAAGTGTCATCAGAGTTTATCGTTGGTTCCTTTATTATCAGTGGAATTTTGGTTGCTTTATATACCGTTTTCTGGTAG